From Paenibacillus polymyxa, the proteins below share one genomic window:
- a CDS encoding helix-turn-helix transcriptional regulator produces the protein MKHTPTIRAELDRYLQQEGMSLTQFGHVAGMNRGIVSAIVTGNKSMSVNQLDLITEAMGLPEGHFYDLFIENYIIDHPPNMRRIEPLLFRCAELDKLEAIRRVVGAIMDNLLYSPKLFEIAEELLSQERHAAALLLYEGVAEAEKYQHSERLAVCQYRIFTIQVGDDQSRNIRAAAVFEAFVERLDEIDQLDALKDLANVYRSLRKWDKVDEMAKKMRAKAEIQYTLKHQQNSREHTEFTDKLSRPLFVYISYADLLCASVCEAQDDYQQALDYTYTYANLDWVMETDEDTRHWISLFKSWAEGNTYVYKLLSGDINVLHDYVEYIVATSATNENEKISKLLNVIIAANQYSIDVDDILKRFESEINSFSEHPLSDDMYTQQVIPDYIAWFGYELAYYYLHRGSYNDGFKHLMYSMVSYHILNNETYFINCMGLFSHFREYASHETKASFLNLIEKVWMTNVEKNGTADHCG, from the coding sequence ATGAAGCATACACCTACGATTCGAGCGGAATTAGATAGATATTTACAACAAGAGGGCATGAGTCTAACGCAGTTTGGGCATGTAGCAGGCATGAATAGGGGAATCGTAAGCGCCATTGTGACAGGGAATAAGTCCATGTCTGTTAACCAGCTTGATTTAATCACTGAGGCTATGGGCTTACCAGAAGGTCACTTTTATGATCTATTTATAGAAAACTACATCATCGATCATCCACCCAATATGAGGCGAATCGAGCCGCTTTTGTTTCGATGTGCGGAGTTGGACAAGCTGGAGGCGATCCGCCGAGTAGTGGGAGCTATCATGGATAATCTACTGTATTCACCCAAGCTATTTGAAATTGCAGAGGAATTGTTGTCGCAGGAAAGACATGCGGCTGCATTGTTGCTGTATGAGGGGGTAGCTGAAGCGGAGAAATATCAACATTCTGAACGTTTGGCAGTCTGCCAATATCGTATATTCACGATTCAAGTTGGAGACGACCAAAGCCGTAATATCAGGGCAGCAGCAGTGTTTGAAGCTTTTGTTGAGCGCCTTGATGAAATAGACCAGCTTGACGCATTGAAGGATTTAGCTAACGTGTACAGGTCTTTGCGTAAATGGGACAAGGTTGACGAAATGGCGAAGAAAATGAGAGCTAAAGCCGAAATCCAATATACACTGAAACATCAACAGAACAGTCGAGAACACACTGAATTTACTGATAAGCTAAGCCGTCCATTGTTTGTATACATTTCCTATGCTGACCTGTTGTGTGCAAGCGTCTGTGAAGCCCAAGACGATTATCAACAAGCTCTAGACTATACATACACCTACGCTAATTTAGATTGGGTAATGGAGACTGACGAAGATACCCGGCACTGGATTAGCTTGTTCAAAAGTTGGGCAGAAGGTAATACTTACGTATATAAACTTTTATCAGGTGATATAAATGTGCTGCATGATTATGTTGAATATATTGTAGCGACATCAGCGACTAACGAAAACGAGAAGATATCAAAACTGCTCAATGTTATAATTGCCGCAAACCAATATAGCATAGATGTAGACGATATACTCAAACGATTTGAATCGGAGATTAATTCGTTTTCTGAACATCCGCTATCCGATGATATGTATACACAACAAGTGATACCGGACTATATTGCGTGGTTTGGTTACGAGTTAGCTTATTATTATTTACATCGAGGCTCCTACAATGATGGTTTTAAACATTTGATGTATTCAATGGTAAGTTATCATATACTGAATAATGAGACTTACTTTATAAATTGTATGGGGCTATTTTCGCATTTTCGGGAATATGCATCTCATGAAACCAAAGCTAGTTTTTTAAATCTTATTGAAAAGGTGTGGATGACTAATGTTGAAAAAAACGGTACTGCTGATCATTGCGGCTAG
- a CDS encoding complement resistance protein TraT produces MYETIFLDTLEPEEQDMFVQIDTSPLVQLNEQLIMLSIQERRHMRRVK; encoded by the coding sequence ATGTATGAAACCATATTTCTGGACACGTTGGAGCCAGAAGAACAGGACATGTTTGTTCAAATTGATACTTCTCCTTTGGTGCAACTCAACGAGCAGCTTATTATGCTGTCTATCCAAGAGCGACGGCACATGCGCCGGGTTAAGTAA
- a CDS encoding phage terminase small subunit-related protein → MARERSPERKKAKQMRLESGGAMKLKDIAAALSVGETQVRKWKSQDKWADDLNSNVTNESKSNVTKRGAPKGNKNAVGNRGGAPQVTKTQNGIVVGRAVHIATEGPQDRDV, encoded by the coding sequence ATGGCAAGAGAGCGAAGTCCTGAGCGGAAAAAGGCAAAACAGATGCGGCTGGAGAGCGGCGGAGCGATGAAGCTAAAAGACATCGCCGCCGCTCTTTCTGTTGGAGAGACTCAGGTCCGGAAATGGAAGTCACAGGACAAATGGGCAGACGATCTGAATAGTAACGTTACCAATGAATCCAAAAGTAACGTTACCAAACGAGGAGCGCCCAAAGGGAACAAAAACGCTGTCGGCAATCGTGGCGGTGCTCCCCAGGTAACCAAAACGCAAAATGGAATAGTGGTGGGCCGGGCGGTCCATATCGCAACAGAAGGCCCTCAAGACAGGGATGTATGA
- a CDS encoding IS110 family transposase yields MNPVVGLDISKEESHGQAFLARGKPFRGTFHFEHTRDGLANLHQVLKDVETASRLRPLLILEATGHYQSPVVQFLEEHHYIYIVINPLISNRLRKSHLRKVKTDAVDAYLLGELYYKEEFEPFKKRGVQLLNLRYLTRQYESLSKMCVQTKLQFQAVLDQVFPAYKGVFEAMYSRISLRFLSKFPTSYSVLQTDEITLKAKMKELLSSKRGRSEGWINQRVQRLLDAAKQNPFQQTMYASHLINLKVLITLILQYQEHLAELEQNIDALAEEIEEHELIQSIPGIGHKIAATILSEIGEVDRFDHPKKLVAFAGIDPSVFASGKFTATRNRITKRGSRQLRYALVMAVQCGLIRSRNMRLKAFYDRKRAEGKPHKVALIACANKLIHWLYAILKNKKEFRPI; encoded by the coding sequence ATGAATCCAGTTGTCGGTCTAGATATTTCAAAAGAAGAAAGTCATGGACAAGCCTTTTTAGCGCGCGGAAAGCCCTTCAGAGGGACATTCCACTTCGAGCACACTCGTGATGGCCTAGCAAATTTACATCAAGTTTTGAAGGATGTTGAGACTGCATCCAGACTACGTCCTCTACTTATTCTAGAAGCAACCGGCCATTACCAAAGTCCGGTTGTTCAGTTCCTAGAAGAACATCACTACATTTACATTGTCATTAATCCGCTCATCTCAAATCGGCTTAGAAAGTCTCATCTTCGTAAAGTAAAGACGGATGCTGTGGACGCTTACCTATTGGGAGAGTTGTACTACAAGGAAGAGTTTGAACCTTTTAAGAAAAGAGGTGTGCAACTTCTCAATCTGCGCTATCTTACAAGACAGTATGAGTCCCTTTCAAAGATGTGTGTACAGACGAAGCTGCAATTCCAAGCCGTTTTAGATCAGGTTTTCCCAGCTTACAAAGGCGTCTTTGAAGCTATGTATTCCCGTATTTCACTACGGTTTTTAAGTAAATTTCCAACCTCATATTCAGTTTTGCAGACGGATGAAATTACACTCAAAGCTAAGATGAAAGAACTACTTTCTTCGAAACGGGGGCGTTCAGAGGGCTGGATTAACCAACGGGTTCAGCGACTGCTAGACGCGGCAAAGCAAAACCCATTTCAGCAAACCATGTATGCAAGCCACTTAATCAATTTGAAAGTTCTTATTACCCTCATTCTTCAGTACCAAGAGCATCTTGCTGAACTGGAACAGAACATAGATGCTCTGGCTGAAGAAATTGAAGAGCATGAATTAATTCAGTCGATTCCCGGTATTGGGCATAAAATTGCTGCAACAATTTTATCTGAAATTGGAGAAGTCGACCGATTTGATCATCCTAAAAAGCTAGTGGCTTTTGCAGGCATTGACCCGAGTGTCTTTGCTTCCGGAAAATTTACAGCAACTCGAAATCGAATCACAAAACGTGGTTCCAGGCAGTTGCGTTACGCACTGGTAATGGCTGTCCAGTGTGGGCTTATACGCTCCCGAAATATGCGACTCAAAGCGTTCTATGATCGCAAGAGAGCAGAAGGAAAACCACATAAAGTAGCTCTAATCGCATGTGCAAATAAGCTCATCCATTGGCTTTATGCAATCTTGAAAAACAAAAAGGAATTTCGTCCAATTTAA
- a CDS encoding SDR family NAD(P)-dependent oxidoreductase — protein sequence MGKFDGKVAVVTGGTSGIGLASAQQFVKEGAYVFITGRRQRELDEAVKQIGKNVTGVRGDISKSEDLDILFETVKREKGHLDILFANAGLGSFLPLGEITEAQYYKTFDVNVKGTIFTVQKALALFPNKRGSIILTGSTAGSTGMPAFSIYGASKAAIRQLVRSWILDMRGTEIRINILSPGTIVTPAYDELFGSELDHLLEQAKNDIPLGRVGQVEEISNAVMFLASNESSYMNGVELFVDGGVAQV from the coding sequence ATGGGGAAATTTGACGGGAAGGTAGCAGTTGTAACCGGAGGTACAAGCGGCATCGGTCTCGCGTCGGCACAACAGTTCGTAAAAGAAGGGGCTTACGTTTTTATCACGGGACGCAGACAACGTGAACTGGATGAAGCAGTAAAGCAGATCGGAAAGAATGTTACAGGTGTCCGAGGTGACATATCTAAATCGGAAGATCTAGATATATTATTCGAAACAGTTAAGCGAGAAAAGGGACACTTGGACATTCTCTTTGCAAATGCCGGACTAGGGTCATTTCTTCCATTAGGAGAAATTACAGAAGCACAATACTACAAGACTTTCGATGTCAACGTGAAAGGAACCATCTTTACAGTACAAAAGGCATTAGCTTTGTTTCCAAATAAAAGAGGTTCGATTATTCTAACGGGATCCACTGCTGGCTCGACGGGGATGCCAGCGTTTAGTATCTATGGTGCATCCAAGGCAGCGATCAGACAGCTCGTCCGCAGCTGGATTCTTGATATGAGAGGGACCGAAATTCGTATAAACATCCTTAGTCCGGGAACAATCGTAACGCCGGCGTACGATGAGTTATTTGGCTCTGAACTAGATCATTTACTGGAACAGGCAAAAAATGATATTCCGCTCGGCAGAGTGGGGCAGGTTGAAGAGATCTCCAATGCTGTCATGTTCCTAGCCTCTAATGAAAGCAGCTATATGAACGGCGTTGAATTATTCGTAGATGGCGGAGTAGCTCAAGTTTAA